The Molothrus ater isolate BHLD 08-10-18 breed brown headed cowbird chromosome 38, BPBGC_Mater_1.1, whole genome shotgun sequence genome has a segment encoding these proteins:
- the LOC118700833 gene encoding zinc finger protein 3-like: MSSLEGGKSFRQSNSLICHQMIHTEEWPQECGKRGKCGKGFSCSSTLIIHQCIHTWQRPYQCPECLKRFQSSSHLLLHQGIHTEERPFHCPDCGKGFKHNSTLVRHRRIHTGERPYKCSECGKSFSQSSHLNKHQQRHR, encoded by the coding sequence ATGAGCAGCTTGGAgggtgggaagagcttcaggcagagcaaCAGCCTGATCtgccaccagatgatccacactgaGGAATGGCCTCAGGAGTGTGGCAAGCGTGGCAAGTGTGgaaagggcttcagctgcagctccacccTCATCATCCACCAGTGCATCCACACTTGGCAGAGGCCCTACCAGTGTCCTGAGTGTCTGAAGAGgtttcagagcagctcccatctcctcctgcaccAGGGGATTCACActgaggagaggcccttccactgccctgactgtgggaagggATTCAAGCACAACTCCACCCTCGTCAGGCACCGGCGCATCCACACCggggagaggccctacaagTGCTctgagtgtgggaagagcttcagccagagctctcACTTGAACAAACACCAACAGAGGCACCGGTAA